A stretch of DNA from Thermanaerosceptrum fracticalcis:
CCATATTTCGGGAATTAATCTTTATATGAAAAGGCTTAATACTGTATACATCGTCGGAATACTGTATACATGTCTGTTATACAGTATACATGTTTTCGTATTCTGTACTTTAACAGAAATGTATTATAAAATAACAGCTATAAGAATGTTATGAATATAAAAGTTTACCAATAAGCATTAATAATATATACACAATGATGTGTTTAGGAGGGGAAAATCATGAATCAATATCCCAAAACAAATGATGTTTTAGGTACAGTGAACAGAGGAGATGCTGCAGAATCGGGATTATGTACTCTTTGCAGGGCTGATTGTCAAGGAAAGTGCGAAACCTGGTTAACCAGCATGATTGGGAGAAAAATGCTGTATCCCCGGGACTTTGGCATAGTTACGGCGGGGAGTAGAAACACAACCCATGTGGGAGTGTCTTATAATTCCCTAAGAATCCAGGGATATAATTATGGGGCGGCAGGTTTGCCGAAAGGAATTTCCAATTCGGCCGATGACTGTATTTTTCCCAATGTGAATATCGAAACGGAATTTGGCAACGAAGTCAAAACAAAATCCAGGATTCCCATCATGACAGGGGCTCTTGGATCCACTTTCATCGCCGCAAAATACTGGGATGCCTTTGCTACCGGCGCAGCTCTGGTAGGATTCCCTATCGTTATAGGCGAAAACGTGGTAGGCGTGGATAAGGAAGCGGTTATTGAAAACGGAAAAATAGTGAAAGCTCCGGAACTGGACAGGAGAATCGAGACTTATCTGCGTTATTATGACGGCTATGGCGCTATCATTGTGCAGATGAATGTGGAAGACACCAGAAACGGCGTGGCCGAGTATGTTATTGATAAATACGGCGATAAGGTCGTTATTGAACTCAAGTGGGGACAAGGGGCCAAAAACATTGGCGGAGAAATACAGGTAACAAGCCTGGACTATGCCTTATTCCTGAAAAATAGGGGTTATGTGGTTGATCCCGATCCCACCAAGCCCGCGGTTCAGGAAGCCTTTAAGAACGGAGCCATCAAATCTTTTGCCCGCCACAGCAGACTGGGATATACTGACTTATCCTCACCTGAGCAAGTCAGAGAGAACTTTATGAGCTCTGTGGAGTATTTAAGGAAAATCGGTTATAAACGGATATCTTTAAAAACCGGTTCCTATGGCATGGAAGCTCTGGCTATGGCCATGAAGTATGCTACCGATGCCAAGCTTGACCTCTTAACGATAGACGGTTCCGGTGGCGGTACAGGAATGAGCCCCTGGAATATGATGGAGACATGGGGAGTTCCTTCGATTTTACTTCATGCCAAGGCCTATGAATATGCCACCATACTGGCGGCAAAGGGCAATAAGGTTGTAGACCTGGCCTTTGGCGGCGGGTTAGCTCGCGAAGACCATATCTTTAAAGCCTTAGCGCTGGGAGCGCCCTTTACAAAACTTGTCTGTATGGGAAGAGCTGTCATGATTCCCGGGTTCCTGGGTGCAAATATAGAAGGCGTACTGAAACCTGAGAGAAAAGCGCTGGTCAATGGTAACTGGGATAAACTGCCCGCCGCTGTAACACAAGTTGGTGCTACTGCAGAAGAAATCTTTGCGGGTTACTATGATGTACAGAATAAAGTGGGTAAAGATGAAATGAAAAATATACCCCTGGGTGCAATAGCTATGTGGAACTTGGCTGATAAACTGGCGGCCGGTCTCCAGCAGTTAATGGCCGGTGCCCGGAAGTTCTCCCTGAAAGAAATATCCCGTGATGACTTAGTGGCTGGCAATCGTGAAACAGAAAGAGAAACTAATATTAAATACATTACTGATGCTTTAGACGAAAGTGCCAAGAAGATTCTAAATTCCTAACTTAAGTAATATTGGCAATGTTAAAGGGCTTCTATCTGTGATTCTATAGATAGAAGCCCTTTATTGTTAATGTATAAAAAAGAAAATTCCTCCGGGTTGGAGGAGTAATAATATTCAAGATGGTCGGGATGACAGGACTTGAACCTGCGACCTCTTGGTCCCGAACCAAGCGCGCTACCAAACTGCGCTACATCCCGTACTAAAATATTATATGATGGTATCGTGATTCTGTCAAACTGGAGATATACTTTTTATATTTTTTAAGAAAGGGTAAATTGGGAAATTAGAAGTGATTATAATTAACAAAGACTGAAATGTGTTAATATTAAAATATAAAATTAAAATATTTTGGAATGTGAGAAAGAGTGGAGGGGACAAAAAAATGGCGTTAATCACCAGGGAAAAATACATACAGTCGCTTAAAAGGATGAGGCCCAATGTCTACAAATTTGGTGAATTAATCACCGATGTTACCACTCACCCGGCCACGAGACGAACGGTAGAAAGTCATGCCCGTGGTTTTGATGCCGCCTATGATTCCAAATTGGAAGAACTCTTCACCACAAAGTCCTATCTCACCGGTGACAGGATTCATCGTTTCAACGGGTTAATGAAGAAGATGGAAGATGTAATCCACAATTCAAAATTAAAAAGAACTATGTATCATCTGACCGGCACGTGTACTGGGGGCCTTTGCGTGGGCTGGAACGCTCAAAATGTCCTCTGGGCGGTCTCAAATGAAATCGATAAAGAATATGGTACCTGTTATCATCAGCGTCTGAAACGATGGTTGCTCTTAGCGGAGGAAGAAGGCTGGGTGGCAGCCGGAGCGCTAACCGACGCCAAAGGTGATCGTTCCAAAAAACCGGCCAATCAGCCTGTGCCCGATGCCAATCTGCGTATTATGGAAAAGCGGGAAGATGGCATCATCATCAGGGGAGCCAAAATCATGATTTGTGGTGTGGCAGCAGCCAATGAAATTTTTATTTTACCAAGCGGCGCTTACGATGAAGCGAACAAGAATTATGCCGTGGCCTGTGTGGTACCCCGTGATATTGAAGGGCTAACGATTGTAGAGGCTCGCCGTCCCAGTGACCGGCGGGAATATGAAGAGGGCTTTGATATTCCGGAGACAGGTATTACCCAGGCTTATCTGCTGTTTAATAATGTCTTTGTTCCCAATGAACGGGTTTTTATGGCCGGAGAGTATAAATACACGGGAAATATTATCAGTTATTTCTCCGCTAATCACCGTGCATGTATCGGTGCGTGCGTGGCCGGACAGGGGGATGTGATGCTGGGTGCCGCCGCTATGCTGGCCCGGGCTAATGGTTTAAGCGAAAAAATCTTTTCCGATAAGTTAACCCAAATGGCTGTTAATAATGAAACAACTTTTAGTGTGGGTGTAGGAGCTATTGCTTTAGGGAAACAGCACCCCTCTGGAATCTGGTTCTCTGATCCTATTACAGCCCATACCAATAAGGTCCATGTAGCCACTTTGCCCTATGAGACAAAGCGGCTCTGCCAGGAGATAGGCGGTGGTATTGTGGAAACAGGCTGCCTGCCGTCTTATCTGGATTTGCAGAATGAGGAATACGGTGATTACCTCCTGAATGTGCTTAAGGCGGGTTCTGTTTCTGCGGAAACCAGGGTAAGAATGGCTCGTCTCGCTGAATGGCTTACCCTGGGGGCCGGCGTACCGGGCTGTATGCACGGCGGTGGGGCGCCTGACGGTGCAAAGATAGTGGTGGAAGCTTATACACCTCTGGAAGAATATATTGATTATGCCCGAAGGATTGCCGGGGTTACCGAATAAGTGTAAAATCTTTCCTGGAAACAACCCTTTATTTTAAATAAAAGGGCCAAACATGGAAATAATTGTACCGGTTAGTGTATACTTATATTAAGAGGCAGCAAAGGAGGGTGGCCCATGAACAAGCGACAAGAAAGGGATCAAAGGTATCTGGAAGCTTATGAAGAGATAACCTTGGTCCTCCGCCGTTGCAAGGAGAAATATGGTCTAACGGGGGAAGAAAATCACCCCCAGGCTCTCCGCTTTAAAACACTGGAAGAAAAGCTGACAACGGAGAGGCGCCTTTTAGAGGAAGTCAGTCTACCTTGCCGTTTTATCTTGGAGCATTTTTCTACCTTTATGGGTAAGCCCGACCATACTATTGGTTTTCGTCTCGGCCAACTGGAAGTTGGACGGGGCATCCTCAATGATTTTTCCATCAATGAATGGGGAAATGTCTATTTAATTATCGGCAATATACGCTTGGCCTGGCGAGATAAGGATTATCAGTATCTGTTTTATCCCGATAAGGTGATTATGCGGTCATGTGACCGGAGTAAACCGGAAATTCATCTGTTCTTCAACTTTGCCTTTAAATATTCCAAGCTTTTAGAGGATTTCGCCGAAATTGCCAGTGATTCTCAAACACTGTATTGTCACCCGGATTTATTTGAAGGAAAAGAAGAGTAAAGCTTTTTTTGCACTCACTTGGTCCAAGTGGGTGTTTTTATGCCAAAGTAACTTTTATTTAAATAAGTGAAACAGGAATTATCAAACAAATAGAGAAATAATATTAATATAGAAAAAATTATAGAATTAATATAGAAAAAAATTTACTGTGAGAGTTGGAGGAAAGGGGATGTTGACTCAGGTACATGTCATCAGTATGGTGTTTACCCTGGCTATTGTCACTGTGGTTGGGGTTTATTCCATACGGCAGGTTAAGACTTCAGCGGATTTTGCCGTTGGGGGAAGGTCTATGGGTGTTTCATTAGTAGCCGGTACAATCATGGGGACGGTAGTGGGCGGCGCTTCTACCATCGGTACGGCCCAACTGGCTTTCAAAGTTGGGTTTAGTGCCTGGTGGTTTACTTTAGGCGCAGGTATTGCCTGCCTGCTCTTAGGAGTTCTGGCTAAGCCCTTAAGGGAATCAGGAGCCTCTACGGCACCTCAATTCCTGGTTAAGGCTTACGGGGAAAGAGCCGGTCCGGTAGCCAGTGTTTTCTCTTCTCTTGGAATTTTCCTCAATATTATTGGGCAGATTCTCTCTGCCGTAGCTTTGCTTACCTCCATGTTTCAAGTACCGCCGCTCTTAGCGGCTTTCATTGCTGTAGTCCTGGTTATCAGTTATGTGATCTTTGGCGGCGTATGGGGTACAGGAATGGTAGGTGTGGTAAAACTCATCCTGCTTTATATTTCCTTGGCAGTGGCCGGGATTCTTTCCTACCAGATGATAGGCGGCCTGCCGGGGTTGACGGCCACATTTCCTGCTTTTCCCTGGTTCAGTCTTTTCGGCCGCGGCTTCAACACTGATGCCGCTGCCGGGTTTTCCCTAGTGGTAGGTGTCTTATCCACGCAGACTTATCTCCAGGCCATGTTTTCCGGGCGAGACGTACGTACTTCCCGCCGGGGGGCTCTTGTGTCCGCCCTGTTAATTCCCCCTATCGGTTTGGCCAGTATTATGGTGGGCTTATACATGAGAAGCCATTTCCCTGAAATCGACCCGCGGGAGGCTTTGCCCTTATTTATTTTACAGTTTCTCAATCCCTGGGTAGGCGGTATGGTCTTAGCCACTTTGCTTCTTTCCGTTGTAGGTACCGGGGCAGGGCTTACTTTAGGGATCAGTACCATGTTAAGCCAGGATATCTATAAGAAGATAATTAATCCTAAAGCTACAGATTCCGGGGTTTTAGCGGTAACAAGGGTGATCATTATTGTGGTTACCCTGGCTACCTTAGTCTTTGTGGGAGGAAATCTCAATTCCCTGATTCTCAAGTGGAGCTTCCTTTCCATGGGCTTGCGGGGAGCTACGATCTGTTTTCCTCTTCTGGCCGCCATTTTCTTAAGAAACAAAATCGCTGCCTGGGCTGGACGCTGGGCCATCATCGCCGGGCCTTCCGCAGTTCTTTTATGGACACTGCTGGGTGGGGCCCTGGATCCCCTCTATGTAGGAATGGCATGCAGCTTGCTTCTTTTAGTTATAGGATATTTCTCCAGAAAAGCCTTTTCCTGAGTATGATGCATGAATTGTTAAATAAAGGGTATAATGCACAGAGCAGGATAATTTAGTCAGAAAAGGTGATTGTATGCCAGGTGAAAAGGAAAAAAACAAGTTGTCAAGAAATAAGAAAAAAGAGCCTACTCCCCAGGAACTGCTTAAATTTGAGATAGCCAAGGAATTAGGGTTATGGGAAAAAATTCAGAAATGGGGTTGGGCCGAACTAAGTGCGGAAGAATCGGGACGTATTGGTGGAATTATGACCAGAAGAATGCGGCAGGGAAACAGTTAGAGATAAAGAGCCTGCTCCCAGCTGTTGTATTACACGGCTGGAATTAAAATCACCATTGTGACAGAACTTATTATCTGCTATACTGGTAGAGAATATATAGAGTGAGATATAAGGGTGTGGTGGAATGAAAGGCGAAGCCTTGGGGAGTAGCCTCACGAAACATGAACAAATTATCAGATTCATCAAAAATTTAGAAGTAGGTACGAAAGTTTCGGTACGCCAGATCGCCAAAGAACTGGATGTTAGTGAAGGAACAGCTTACCGGGCTATTAAAGAAGCTGAAGCCCAGGGACTGGTAAGTTCAATTCCCAAAGTGGGAACAATCCGTATAGAGGCCGAGGAGCAACGGGAAATTGAAGATTTAACCTTAAGGGAAATCTCCCTCATTGTGGAAGGGGAAGTACTGTGCAGTACTGAACGTTTAGGATTAGCTCCCTCCCGTTTTGTTATTGGCTGTAACAGTATTGGCATACTGGAACAACTGTTAGAGAAGGATGCCCTGCTGATTGTCGGAGACGTACCTGAGTTCCAGCGTATTGCCCTGGAGAAGGGTTCCCACCTTATGGTGGCCGGGGCCTTTAAAGTATCAAAAGAACTCATTAAGCTTGCCCAGGAAAATAACCTGGTAATTATTTCTTGTCCTTATGATACTTTTGTGGCCGTCTCCATGATGAACAGGGCGGTTTACGACCGTTTAACGGAAAAAGAACTGGTCCGTGTGGAAGACATCATGGTCAGGGATGTTTTTTATCTGACTTCCGAAGCCACAGTGGAACAATGGCATGAAATGGCCCAGAAAACCGGCCACAGCCGCTTCCCTGTTGTGGACCAGAACATGCTGGTCATCGGTATTGTTACCGCCGTTGATGTGGCGGGTATTGATAGGACTGCCAGTGTTTTATCGGTCATGACCAAAGATGTTCTCATTGCTGAGAGACAGACTCTGGTTACCCATTTAGCCCGTCTTTTAATCTGGGAAGGTTTTGAACTGGTGCCTATTGTGGAAGAGGGGCGCCTGGTGGGGGTCGTGAGCCGTCAGGATATTTTAAAGGCCTTCCAGCAAACCCAAAAACAGCCCCATGTTGGAGAAACCGTGGACAACCTGGTGATGAGCGGTTTTACCTTGGATGAATGGGATGAAGGGACGAAAATATCCGGTGAGATTACCCAGTTCATGATTAACGAATTTGGTTCTGCCAGTCCCGGCACTTTGGTTACCATTATGTCCACGGCCACCTATATTGCCTTGCGTAAACAGCTGCGGCTGGATACGGTCCTGGATAATTTAACCCTTTACCACATGGACCCGGTAGAGGTGGGGGATTTTGTGGAAGTTTACACCAGGGTGATCCATATTGAGAAAAAGTCATGTGTTACTGATGTCAGTATCTACTGTGAAGGAAAACTGAAGGCCAAAGGAATCCTCAGTTCGCGCATCATTAAAAAATAAGGGGGAGTCTTGTGCTCTCCCTTTTTTCATTACTCATCACCGGACAACAAACAGGATACGGCAGCGGTGGAAATTAAACCTCGTTCCCGGGAATTATCTTTGTTAAAATATATATGATAAGAAGTTTATCTAGAACTATTCTGAGGCTTAGGAGCCGGGAGGAATAAAGGTGAGTTTTGTTCATCTCCATAACCATACGTGTTACAGCCTGCTGGACGGTGCCAGCAAAATCCCGGAACTGGTTCAACAGGCCAAGGAACAGGGAATGCAGGCACTGGCCATTACCGACCACGGTGTGATGTACGGTGTGATTGAGTTTTATAAAGAAGCCAAAAAGGCAAGTCTCAAGCCCATTATCGGCTGTGAAGTATATGTGGCTCGCCGCAGCCGCTGGGATAAGGTGGCAGGTTTAGATGATTCCCCCTATCATCTTGTCCTTTTAGCGGAAAATCAGGAGGGATACCAGAATCTTATCAAGCTGGTTTCCGCTGCCTGGCTGGAGGGTTTTTACTATAAACCCAGGGTGGATAAGGAACTGTTAAAAAAATACCATAAAGGCTTGATCGCCCTTTCTGCCTGCCTGGCCGGAGAAGTTCCTGCATTGTTACTGGAGGGGAAAGAGGAAGAAGCCCGGGTTGCAGCCCTTGACTACCAGGACATTTTCGGTAGAGATAACTTCTTTCTGGAACTGCAGGACCATGGTCTGGCAGAGCAGCACCAGGTTAACAGCGGATTGCTGCGGATAGCCCGGGATACCCGGATTCCCCTGGTTGCGACCAATGATGTCCATTATACCAGGCGTAATGATGCTGCTATCCAGGATATACTCCTCTGTATCCAGACGGGAAAAACTCTGCAGGACCAGGACCGGATGCGCTTTGAAACAGAAGAGTTTTACCTGAAATCAGCTGAAGAGATGCGGTTATTATTCGGCGATTATCCCGAAGCCTTAGCCAATACGGTGAGGATCGCTGAACGTTGCCAGGTGGATTTTAAGTTTGGCGAAAACTTCCTGCCTTTTTATGAGGTCCCCCATGGTTATAACGTCGACACTTATCTGGAGCACCTTTGCCAGCAAGGTTTAAGGGAACGCTACCCCAAAATAGAGCCCAAGCACCAGGAGCGGTTGGCCTATGAGCTTTCCATCATAAAAAAAATGGGCTACAGCAGTTATTTTCTTATTGTCTGGGATTTTATCCACTATGCTAAAAAGCAAGGGATCTTTGTAGGACCAGGCAGGGGTTCGGCGGCAGGCAGCCTGGTTTCTTACTGCTTAGGGATAACCGATATTGATCCCTTGAAGTACGACTTGCTCTTTGAACGGTTCTTGAACCCTGAGCGGGTAAGCATGCCGGATATTGACATAGACTTTTGTTTTGAGCGCCGGGGAGAAATTATTGAATACGTGGTAGAAAAGTACGGCGCCGACCGGGTGGCCCAGATCATCACCTTCGGTACCATGGCCGCCCGGGCCGCTATCCGGGATGCCGGGAGAGCCATGAATGTGCCCCTGGCCCTGGTGGACAAGGTGGCCAAGCTGGTTCCCAGCGAACTGGGGATTACCATTGACAGGGCTTTGGAAGTTTCACCGGAACTTGTTCAACTGGCGGAAGAAGATAATGTAGTGAAACAGCTGCTGATGACTGCCCGGGCCCTGGAAGGGATGCCCCGTCATGCCGGAACCCATGCTGCGGGTATCGTCATTTCCCAAAGACCCTTGGACCAGCATTTACCCCTGCAAAAAACTACTGAAGGTCTGGTTTCTACCCAATTTGATAAAGACACAGTGGAAGAAATCGGCCTTTTAAAAATGGATTTGCTGGGCTTGCGTACTTTAACAGTCATTAACAATACGGTAGAGTTAATTGTCCAGAGTCAAAATAAACAATTGGACATTAACAGGGTACCCCTGGACGACAAGAAGACCTATGAATTATTATCCGAAGGCGACACCATTGGCGTATTCCAGTTAGAAAGTTCCGGCCTCAGGGCCATCCTGCGCGAGTTAAAACCCCAGACCTTTGAGGATATCGTCGCTTTAGTCGCCCTTTATCGTCCCGGCCCTCTGGGGAGCGGTATGGTGGAAGATTTTATTAAAAGACGTCATGGGGAAGTTGAAGTGAAATACCTGCACCCGGCTTTAGAGCCTATCCTCAGGACAACTTACGGTGTCATTCTCTATCAGGAACAGGTTATGCGTATCGCCAGTGACCTGGCCGGGTTTACTCTGGGGGAAGCGGATCTTTTACGCCGGGCCATGGGAAAGAAAAAGCCGGAAATCATCGCAGGTTTACGCAAACAGTTTGTGGAAGGGGCTGTAAAAAACGGGGTCGATGGTGAGGTAGCCGGAAAAATCTTCGATTTAATGGAATATTTCGCTGGGTACGGTTTTAATAAGAGCCACTCCGCGGCCTATGCCATCCTGGCCTACCAGACCGCCTATTTAAAAGCCCACTATCCCGTAGAGTTTATGGCTGCTTTGCTCACCAGCGTCATGGAATCCAGTGACCGCGTACCTTTTTATATTGAGGAATGCCGGCAGCATAAAATTGCGGTACTGCCTCCTGATGTCAATGAAAGCGCCGAGAGCTTTCTCGTATCAGGGAATAAAATCCGTTTTGGCTTAGCCGCTATTAAGCAGGTAGGTCATAATGCTATCCAGGCCATACTGGAGGAACGAAAAAACGGCCGTTTCTTAAGCCTCCAGGATTTTTGCGAGCGGGTGGACTTAAGCCAGGTTAACCGGCGTGTGTTAGAAAACTTGATTAAATGCGGTGCCTTTGGTTCTGTGCCGGGGACAAGAGCACAGCTTTTAGAGATTTTACATCTTTGTATCGACCAGGGATTAGCCTGGCAGCGCCAGAAGAACTCCAATCAATTGTCCCTTTTTGACCTTACCAGCACGCCTGCCTCCTTTAAGCCCTCGATTCCTTTACCGGAAGTCCGTGATTTCTCGGAGAGGGAAATATTACAGATGGAAAAAGAAACCCTGGGCCTTTATTTGAGCGGGCATCCCTTAGCCGAGTTTATGGGAGTGATCCGGGGTAAGACTACTCACGTAATCGAAGAATTGGCCCAGGCCACTGATGGTGACCTGGTTGTGCTGGCCGGGGTTATTACGGCTGTGCGCCGGACAGTGACGAAACGCGGGGAAACTATGGCTTATTTTACGCTGGAAGACCTGAGCGGTAGCGTAGAAGCTCTCCTTTTCCCAAAAAATCTGGCTAAATTTAATAACCTCTTGAAAACTGATTCTCCTGTCTTGGTGAAGGCGCGGCTAAACCTGCAGGAGGATAAACCCAAAATTTTTGTAGAGAGTATAAGTTCCCTGACCAATTTGGAATGGCAGGTGGAACCCGGTACGGCAACAACCCTCTATTTAAAGATTTCGCCTAACGTCGATGAAAACCTGATCTGGGAAGAACTCCGTCCCATTATTGCCCTCTACCAGGGTAAAACACCTCTTTATCTTTATTTCCCTCATCTGAAAAAGCTCATCAAAAGCAAACCGGAATTCTGGGTTAACGTACTGCCGCAGCTTATGGTGGAACTGGAATCCCTGACAGGTGTGGAAGCCATCAGTGTAGTGAATAAATAAAGCTGTGGTATAATAAGTCTAAGGCTAATTTATTTAATTTTGAGGTGGGTCATGACGACATTCGGCTTTATACCAAACGTAGGGTTCTCAGAGCTTTTACTGGTCCTGGTGCTGGCCTTAATTATCTTCGGTCCCGGGAAATTGCCTGAAGTGGGTAAAGCCTTGGGCAAAAGTATTGCCGAGTTTAAAGGAGCCGTAAAAAAGGCGGAAAATGAAATCAAGGAAGAAATAAAGAATATGGAAGAAAAGAAATAGCTTAAGGAAAAACATAAATCTCCTCCCGGCCACATAGATTTTTTTCACAGACCCAGGAGGAGGAGAGAAGGATGAAAAAAGAGACTTTGAAGCAGTTAGTCCAACGGGGGGTTATGGTGGGAGATATTGCCGAGATTGTAAAGTGGCTGCAGGAACCGTATTTTCCCGATTTACAGCTGGCAGAATGTGTCGAGGCAGTGGAGGCTGTACTAAACAAACGTGAAGTTCAGCATGCTGTTTTAACGGGCATTGCCCTGGATATGCTGACGGAACAAAAATTAGTTCCCCAGCCCTTGGCCGGCATTATTGAAGAAGATCAAGGCCTTTATGGCATCGACGAGGTTTTGGCCATGGGTATCACTAATGTCTACGGAACCATAGGCATCACCAGTTTTGGTTATCTCGACAAAATGAAAACAGGGATTATTGGTCGTCTCCACAACGGCAAGGAGGGGAGAGTAAATACTTTTCTCGATGACCTGGTGGCTGCCATTGCTGCCGCAGCGGCTGCGAAAATAGCCCATAACTCTTAAGTAAAGCCCAGTAGAAATACTGGGTTTCTTTTATACCAGTCAGAAAGTATAAGTTTGAGGAGGCATAAGTGCAACTAAGGCTTCCGCCTGCGCCAATGCTTGGTGCAAGCCAAGTTTTCTTTATATTTTTTTCGAAGTTTAGCAGGATTATGAAAAAGGCTTCACGAATTATCAGGGTGAATTAATGACTGAACAAGAATAATTGTGTTGCGACAGGGACACAATGGCATTAAACAGGGAACGGCAATTTTTGAGGGGGGAGATTTTTGCGTATTGCGATTTACCCGGGCACTTTTGACCCTGTTACCAACGGGCATATTCATATTGCGGAAAGAGCCAGCAAACTCTTTGATAAAGTCATTATAGCCGTAGCCAAGGATAATTATAAAAACAATCTCTTTTCTCTTGAGGAAAGACTACAAATGGTGGAAGAGAGCTTACAGTACCTGCCAAACGTAGAGGTGGACAGTTTTTCCGGCCTCCTGGCAGATTATGCTGTTTGTAAGAATGCCCAGGCCTTAATTCGAGGTTTACGGGCAGTATCGGATTTTGAATATGAGATGCAGCTCGCGGCGATGAACAAGCGTTTAAACGAAACCCTGGAAACTGTATTTCTCATGACAGCCGGAGAATACTCTTTTATCAGTTCCAGCATGATCAAACAAGTGGCTGTTTTGGGTGGATGTGTCAAAGGACTGGTACCGCCTATTGTAGAGGCTGGTTTGAAAGAAAAGTACCGTGGAACTGCGAAAGTATGATAGGAGGGGAGAAAATGG
This window harbors:
- a CDS encoding glutamate synthase-related protein, with the translated sequence MNQYPKTNDVLGTVNRGDAAESGLCTLCRADCQGKCETWLTSMIGRKMLYPRDFGIVTAGSRNTTHVGVSYNSLRIQGYNYGAAGLPKGISNSADDCIFPNVNIETEFGNEVKTKSRIPIMTGALGSTFIAAKYWDAFATGAALVGFPIVIGENVVGVDKEAVIENGKIVKAPELDRRIETYLRYYDGYGAIIVQMNVEDTRNGVAEYVIDKYGDKVVIELKWGQGAKNIGGEIQVTSLDYALFLKNRGYVVDPDPTKPAVQEAFKNGAIKSFARHSRLGYTDLSSPEQVRENFMSSVEYLRKIGYKRISLKTGSYGMEALAMAMKYATDAKLDLLTIDGSGGGTGMSPWNMMETWGVPSILLHAKAYEYATILAAKGNKVVDLAFGGGLAREDHIFKALALGAPFTKLVCMGRAVMIPGFLGANIEGVLKPERKALVNGNWDKLPAAVTQVGATAEEIFAGYYDVQNKVGKDEMKNIPLGAIAMWNLADKLAAGLQQLMAGARKFSLKEISRDDLVAGNRETERETNIKYITDALDESAKKILNS
- a CDS encoding 4-hydroxyphenylacetate 3-hydroxylase N-terminal domain-containing protein, which produces MALITREKYIQSLKRMRPNVYKFGELITDVTTHPATRRTVESHARGFDAAYDSKLEELFTTKSYLTGDRIHRFNGLMKKMEDVIHNSKLKRTMYHLTGTCTGGLCVGWNAQNVLWAVSNEIDKEYGTCYHQRLKRWLLLAEEEGWVAAGALTDAKGDRSKKPANQPVPDANLRIMEKREDGIIIRGAKIMICGVAAANEIFILPSGAYDEANKNYAVACVVPRDIEGLTIVEARRPSDRREYEEGFDIPETGITQAYLLFNNVFVPNERVFMAGEYKYTGNIISYFSANHRACIGACVAGQGDVMLGAAAMLARANGLSEKIFSDKLTQMAVNNETTFSVGVGAIALGKQHPSGIWFSDPITAHTNKVHVATLPYETKRLCQEIGGGIVETGCLPSYLDLQNEEYGDYLLNVLKAGSVSAETRVRMARLAEWLTLGAGVPGCMHGGGAPDGAKIVVEAYTPLEEYIDYARRIAGVTE
- a CDS encoding sodium:solute symporter family protein, encoding MLTQVHVISMVFTLAIVTVVGVYSIRQVKTSADFAVGGRSMGVSLVAGTIMGTVVGGASTIGTAQLAFKVGFSAWWFTLGAGIACLLLGVLAKPLRESGASTAPQFLVKAYGERAGPVASVFSSLGIFLNIIGQILSAVALLTSMFQVPPLLAAFIAVVLVISYVIFGGVWGTGMVGVVKLILLYISLAVAGILSYQMIGGLPGLTATFPAFPWFSLFGRGFNTDAAAGFSLVVGVLSTQTYLQAMFSGRDVRTSRRGALVSALLIPPIGLASIMVGLYMRSHFPEIDPREALPLFILQFLNPWVGGMVLATLLLSVVGTGAGLTLGISTMLSQDIYKKIINPKATDSGVLAVTRVIIIVVTLATLVFVGGNLNSLILKWSFLSMGLRGATICFPLLAAIFLRNKIAAWAGRWAIIAGPSAVLLWTLLGGALDPLYVGMACSLLLLVIGYFSRKAFS
- a CDS encoding small, acid-soluble spore protein, alpha/beta type, producing the protein MPGEKEKNKLSRNKKKEPTPQELLKFEIAKELGLWEKIQKWGWAELSAEESGRIGGIMTRRMRQGNS
- a CDS encoding CBS domain-containing protein is translated as MKGEALGSSLTKHEQIIRFIKNLEVGTKVSVRQIAKELDVSEGTAYRAIKEAEAQGLVSSIPKVGTIRIEAEEQREIEDLTLREISLIVEGEVLCSTERLGLAPSRFVIGCNSIGILEQLLEKDALLIVGDVPEFQRIALEKGSHLMVAGAFKVSKELIKLAQENNLVIISCPYDTFVAVSMMNRAVYDRLTEKELVRVEDIMVRDVFYLTSEATVEQWHEMAQKTGHSRFPVVDQNMLVIGIVTAVDVAGIDRTASVLSVMTKDVLIAERQTLVTHLARLLIWEGFELVPIVEEGRLVGVVSRQDILKAFQQTQKQPHVGETVDNLVMSGFTLDEWDEGTKISGEITQFMINEFGSASPGTLVTIMSTATYIALRKQLRLDTVLDNLTLYHMDPVEVGDFVEVYTRVIHIEKKSCVTDVSIYCEGKLKAKGILSSRIIKK